Proteins from a single region of Neodiprion virginianus isolate iyNeoVirg1 chromosome 4, iyNeoVirg1.1, whole genome shotgun sequence:
- the LOC124303210 gene encoding succinate dehydrogenase cytochrome b560 subunit, mitochondrial-like, with protein sequence MALSYTRLLCRRNLGVNGFRGFYTSKNLAVSTSNAALEKVAVHENHDEKNMRLKRPMSPHLTIYQVQITTLLSISHRATGIILSGYAATIGLSTLFMPGGMPCMIEAVHALCLPAVAIAVGKIALAFPVAFHFCNGIRHLAWDLGVFLSIKDVYTTGYAMVLAAAALSVVLAIL encoded by the exons ATGGCTCTCAGTTACACAAG GTTGCTTTGTAGACGTAACTTGGGTGTCAACGGGTTCCGAGGGTTTTACACCAGCAA AAACCTAGCTGTTTCCACATCAAATGCTGCATTAGAAAAAGTAGCAGTGCATGAGAATcacgatgagaaaaatatgCGTCTCAAGAGACCGATGTCTCCTCACTTGACCATTTATCAAGTGCAAATAACGACTCTGCTTTCAATCTCACACAGAGCTACAGGGATAATATTGTCAGGTTACGCAGCAACAATTGGATTGA GTACTCTTTTCATGCCTGGTGGAATGCCATGCATGATTGAAGCTGTGCACGCGTTATGTTTGCCAGCAGTTGCGATCGCAGTTGGTAAAATCGCTCTTGCTTTTCCAGTAGCATTCCATTTTTGCAACGGAATTCGTCACTTG GCTTGGGACTTGGGAGTGTTTCTCAGTATAAAGGATGTTTATACCACTGGCTATGCAATGGTCCTCGCAGCTGCTGCTCTGTCTGTGGTATTAGCAATACTTTGA
- the LOC124303207 gene encoding G patch domain-containing protein 4 has protein sequence MANFAKAQLLKYGWTEGKGLGKNESGIPEPIKPKLKFDHAGIGHDSAEQFTYHWWENVFNEAAKNISIDSNDQGISMKVIDDDTPNITTKKSNLKVLQKKQKLQYGNFLKTSTLLNDGKVINENTPHINIDTTDNKMNHVELTDEELFKACGGRTAHKGARHGLTLNGKLARIAKQEQQLLAKMNQIKAEKDALSCSLAQVIEATYNFDNVRLKRHAKTKKKIAKTDRESVKNANEPVSGTGPQPSCSYAECPNAEDNSDTPNSNWKKKRIETRKRKSSNILKGSVKIDVDVIENQCKWLDTIESNQSVLNDNANAVDEDSELVIPPLTKVPRLHVKSKKSRKKEKRKINDLTEQLDNSCMIDESINVSRKRKGESREIVNDILTTIFEQYSSTAKKCKLHKQDSVSDEAHKLNSRIFKKKRNAHRCKDKQKLERITKKLMSVDLGNKF, from the exons ATGGCAAATTTTGCCAAAGCCCAGCTCTTGAAGTACGGATGGACAGAAG gCAAAGGTCTTGGGAAAAATGAAAGCGGTATTCCAGAGCCTATAAAACCCAAGTTAAAATTCGATCATGCAGGAATAGGTCATGATTCAGCTGAACAATTCACATATCACTGGTGGGAAAATGTGTTCAACGAAGCAGCTAAAAACATATCAATTGATTCAAATGATCAGGGGATTTCAATGAAGGTTATTGATGACGATACACCTAATATAactacaaaaaaatcaaacctcAAAGTTTTGCAAAAAAAGCAGAAGCTCCAATATGGGAATTTCTTGAAGACCTCTACACTCTTGAATGATGGGAAGGTAATCAACGAGAACACACCACATATAAATATAGACACCACTGACAACAAGATGAATCATGTGGAATTAACGGATGAAGAATTGTTTAAAGCTTGTGGAGGAAGAACAGCACACAAAGGTGCAAGACATGGGTTAAcattaaatgggaaattggCACGAATTGCGAAGCAAGAACAGCAGCTGCTAGCAAAAATGAATCAAATCAAAGCAGAGAAAGATGCCTTGAGTTGTAGTCTTGCACAAGTGATAGAGGCCACTTATAACTTTGATAATGTGAGGCTTAAAAGGCATGCCAAaactaaaaagaaaatagcAAAAACTGATCGTGAATCAGTAAAAAATGCTAACGAGCCAGTAAGTGGTACAGGGCCACAGCCAAGCTGTTCCTATGCTGAATGTCCCAATGCCGAGGACAATTCAGATACACCGAATtctaattggaaaaaaaagaggatcGAAACAAGGAAACGAAAGTCATCGAATATTCTTAAAGGATCAGTGAAAATTGATGTAGATGTCATCGAAAATCAGTGTAAATGGCTAGATACTATTGAGTCTAATCAATCAGTGCTGAATGATAATGCAAACGCCGTTGACGAAGACAGTGAGCTTGTGATTCCACCACTAACTAAAGTGCCAAGACTGCATGTAAAATCGAagaaaagtcgaaaaaaagaaaagagaaaaattaacgacctAACAGAACAACTGGACAACTCCTGTATGATCGATGAATCTATAAATGTATCCAGAAAACGGAAAGGGGAGAGTCGCGAAATCGTTAATGATATACTGACAACCATTTTTGAACAATATAGTTCGACAGCCAAAAAATGCAAACTACATAAGCAGGATAGTGTTAGCGATGAAGCACATAAATTGAATAGcagaattttcaagaaaaaaagaaatgcgCACCGATGTAAAGACAAGCAAAAATTAGAGCGTATCACGAAAAAGTTAATGTCAGTTGATTTagggaataaattttga
- the LOC124303206 gene encoding F-box-like/WD repeat-containing protein TBL1X has translation MSFSSDEVNFLVYRYLQESGFQHSAYTFGIESHISQSNINGALVPPAALLSILQKGLQYTEAEISIGEDGTEQRMVESLSLIDAVMPDVVASRQNQQNQQKQQVKTEVQDTNGEEVTPNVGVGVGMNERVGDRGEMEVDEQQQQGTSASAGTSAVEIPASKATVLRGHESEVFICAWNPTTDLLASGSGDSTARIWDMTDNSQAPSQLVLRHCIQKGGTEVPSNKDVTSLDWNCDGKLLATGSYDGYARIWTTDGQLASTLGQHKGPIFALKWNKRGNYILSAGVDKTTIIWDAASGQCTQQFSFHSAPALDVDWQTNTSFASCSTDQCIHVCKLSVDKPVKSFQGHTNEVNAIKWDPQGNLLASCSDDMTLKIWSMKQDTCVHDLQAHSKEIYTIKWSPTGPGTHNPSMNLILASASFDSTVRLWDVERGACIHTLTKHTEPVYSVAFSPDGKFLASGSFDKCVHIWSTQSGQLVHSYKGTGGIFEVCWNSRGDKVGASASDGSVFVLDLRKL, from the exons ATGAGTTTCTCAAGTGATGAAGTCAACTTTTTAGTGTATAGATATTTACAGGAATCTG GTTTCCAACATTCTGCATATACCTTTGGTATAGAGTCTCATATATCACAGAGTAACATAAATGGTGCGCTGGTACCACCGGCAGCCCTACTATCCATTCTTCAAAAAGGTTTACAGTATACAGAGGCTGAAATATCAATTGGTGAAGATGGCACTGAACAAAGAATGGTCGAATCCTTGTCACTCATCGATGCTGTTATGCCAGACGTTGTTGCATCACGGCAAAATCAACAAAATCAGCAAAAGCAGCAGGTTAAAACTGAAGTGCAAGATACCAATGGGGAAGAAG TAACGCCAAATGTTGGTGTTGGTGTGGGGATGAACGAAAGAGTCGGTGATCGGGGAGAGATGGAAGTTGACGAACAGCAGCAACAAGGTACTAGCGCTAGTGCCGGTACTAGTGCTGTTGAAATCCCGGCAAGTAAGGCGACCGTCTTACGAGGCCATGAATCCGAAGTTTTTATTTGCGCGTGGAATCCGACGACAGACTTACTAGCATCTGGTTCTGGAGACAGTACAGCACGAATCTGGGACATGACTGATAACTCACAAGCACCAAGTCAACTCGTACTTCGACACTGCATTCAAAAAGGTGGAACTGAAGTTCCCAGTAACAAAGATGTCACTTCTTTGGATTGGAAT TGTGACGGCAAGCTGCTCGCTACTGGGAGCTATGATGGATATGCCAGGATTTGGACAACCGATGGACAATTAGCGTCTACACTCGGGCAACACAAGGGTCCTATCTTCGCCCTGAAATGGAACAAACGAGGGAATTATATTCTCAGTGCAGGCGTTGATAAAACTACTATTATTTGGGATGCTGCGAGTGGTCAATGTACTCAGCAGTTCAGTTTTCATTCTGCTCCTGCTTTAGATGTTGACTGGCAGACTAACACTTCCTTTGCCAGTTGCTCCACTGATCAGTGCATTCACGTTTGCAAGTTGAGTGTTGATAAGCCAGTCAAGAGTTTTCAGGGACACACG AATGAGGTAAATGCGATCAAGTGGGATCCCCAAGGAAATTTGCTTGCTAGTTGTTCAGATGATATGACTTTGAAGATTTGGTCAATGAAACAAGACACCTGCGTACACGACTTACAAGCTCACAGTAAAGAGATTTATACTATCAAATGGTCACCTACGGGCCCAGGAACGCACAATCCAAGTATGAATTTAATCCTGGCCAGTGCATCATTTGATTCTACTGTGAGATTGTGGGATGTTGAAAGGGGTGCCTGTATACACACGCTTACAAAACATACAGAGCCTGTCTACAGTGTAGCCTTCAGTCCGGATGGTAAATTCCTTGCCAGTGGTAGCTTCGATAAGTGCGTCCACATTTGGTCTACTCAG AGTGGGCAGCTGGTACATAGTTACAAAGGCACCGGTGGAATCTTTGAAGTATGTTGGAACAGTCGTGGAGACAAAGTTGGGGCCTCTGCCTCCGATGGAAGTGTTTTCGTCCTCGATCTACGCAAATTGTAA
- the LOC124303209 gene encoding methionine-R-sulfoxide reductase B1 isoform X1, whose amino-acid sequence MNNLILKNLPNIYRHSLRTTSRLTIRAYRGVATKMTTEIDKDELKKRLTPIQWHVTQEKGTERPFTGTYNKFYERGTYTCVVCDQELFSSETKYDSGCGWPAFNEVLDQGRVKLTKDTTHVGGNLLLLIANPDMVRTEVTCSTCGSHLGHVFNDGPKPTRKRFCINSASISFHAAGDKKKSDS is encoded by the exons ATGAACAATCTTATCctgaaaaatttaccgaaTATCTATCGACACAGTTTGCGCACAACTTCACGTCTCACAATTCGAGCCTACCGag GCGTTGCTACCAAAATGACGACGGAAATTGACAAGGATGAGCTCAAGAAGCGTTTAACACCAATCCAGTGGCATGTGACCCAAGAAAAAGGCACCGAAAG gCCTTTCACTGGCACTTATAATAAATTCTATGAAAGAGGAACATATACTTGTGTCGTATGCGATCAGGAACTGTTTTCCTCTGAGACGAAATATGATAGTGGTTGCGGCTGGCCAGCATTCAATGAGGTTTTAGACCAAGGTCGAGTTAAACTAACTAAAGACACAACTCATG TCGGTGGCAATCTACTACTGCTGATCGCAAACCCAGATATGGTGCGGACTGAAGTGACCTGCTCAACTTGTGGATCACATTTGGGCCACGTATTTAATGACGGTCCGAAACCAACAAGAAAACGATTTTGCATCAACTCTGCTTCTATCAGCTTCCATGCAGCCGgtgataagaaaaaatctgattcCTAA
- the LOC124303209 gene encoding methionine-R-sulfoxide reductase B1 isoform X2 — MNNLILKNLPNIYRHSLRTTSRLTIRAYRGVATKMTTEIDKDELKKRLTPIQWHVTQEKGTERPFTGTYNKFYERGTYTCVVCDQELFSSETKYDSGCGWPAFNEVLDQGRVKLTKDTTHDMVRTEVTCSTCGSHLGHVFNDGPKPTRKRFCINSASISFHAAGDKKKSDS, encoded by the exons ATGAACAATCTTATCctgaaaaatttaccgaaTATCTATCGACACAGTTTGCGCACAACTTCACGTCTCACAATTCGAGCCTACCGag GCGTTGCTACCAAAATGACGACGGAAATTGACAAGGATGAGCTCAAGAAGCGTTTAACACCAATCCAGTGGCATGTGACCCAAGAAAAAGGCACCGAAAG gCCTTTCACTGGCACTTATAATAAATTCTATGAAAGAGGAACATATACTTGTGTCGTATGCGATCAGGAACTGTTTTCCTCTGAGACGAAATATGATAGTGGTTGCGGCTGGCCAGCATTCAATGAGGTTTTAGACCAAGGTCGAGTTAAACTAACTAAAGACACAACTCATG ATATGGTGCGGACTGAAGTGACCTGCTCAACTTGTGGATCACATTTGGGCCACGTATTTAATGACGGTCCGAAACCAACAAGAAAACGATTTTGCATCAACTCTGCTTCTATCAGCTTCCATGCAGCCGgtgataagaaaaaatctgattcCTAA
- the LOC124303209 gene encoding methionine-R-sulfoxide reductase B1 isoform X3, with product MTTEIDKDELKKRLTPIQWHVTQEKGTERPFTGTYNKFYERGTYTCVVCDQELFSSETKYDSGCGWPAFNEVLDQGRVKLTKDTTHVGGNLLLLIANPDMVRTEVTCSTCGSHLGHVFNDGPKPTRKRFCINSASISFHAAGDKKKSDS from the exons ATGACGACGGAAATTGACAAGGATGAGCTCAAGAAGCGTTTAACACCAATCCAGTGGCATGTGACCCAAGAAAAAGGCACCGAAAG gCCTTTCACTGGCACTTATAATAAATTCTATGAAAGAGGAACATATACTTGTGTCGTATGCGATCAGGAACTGTTTTCCTCTGAGACGAAATATGATAGTGGTTGCGGCTGGCCAGCATTCAATGAGGTTTTAGACCAAGGTCGAGTTAAACTAACTAAAGACACAACTCATG TCGGTGGCAATCTACTACTGCTGATCGCAAACCCAGATATGGTGCGGACTGAAGTGACCTGCTCAACTTGTGGATCACATTTGGGCCACGTATTTAATGACGGTCCGAAACCAACAAGAAAACGATTTTGCATCAACTCTGCTTCTATCAGCTTCCATGCAGCCGgtgataagaaaaaatctgattcCTAA